One genomic segment of Candidatus Omnitrophota bacterium includes these proteins:
- a CDS encoding N-acetylmuramoyl-L-alanine amidase, with protein MNWKRWIIGWSAVFSLTVGAMAAEKADRVLIGEIGGKTIRLTMVLLDGSEYVQASEIAPYLNKEWEYDSFSGTMIFNAPNGERFGIKIGDQRILAGSKILRHASAPPIRRNGRIYIPSHFAVTYLFPNVKFTEASAKTIPTAAAPSESPSALPLAAATPQDYIFRYPTRTPPPPTPTPFLYPAGGTPLPLQYQTPIIPWTAETPVSPPGDLWTKRIIVLDPGNDRTNPGAGGVGEVREEELTLILCEKIAKELLNERRYEVVFTRKRGQDLAIGNDERIKAANGGEGNVFVSVQCGSLYSDRVSRGAVFYMNRVLDAPLPMGKEPGETPLLCKSWRAAYQDQEIASNLLGKIVNQEMQKCYQNEGIVQLDSNPRPARLAALRGLTMPGIVVELGNLNHPMTAQYLSSGRIQEKIAYHIAKAIIDFLYQWPTAANGAQVP; from the coding sequence ATGAATTGGAAGCGATGGATAATTGGTTGGTCGGCGGTCTTTTCCCTAACCGTCGGAGCCATGGCGGCGGAAAAAGCCGATCGCGTGTTGATAGGCGAAATCGGCGGGAAAACGATCCGCTTGACGATGGTTCTCCTGGATGGATCGGAATACGTTCAAGCCTCGGAAATTGCGCCCTATCTCAACAAAGAATGGGAATACGACTCTTTTTCTGGGACGATGATCTTCAATGCGCCGAATGGAGAGAGGTTTGGCATTAAAATTGGGGATCAACGCATCCTGGCCGGTTCCAAAATCTTGCGCCATGCGTCCGCCCCCCCGATCCGGCGCAACGGGCGCATCTATATCCCGTCCCATTTCGCCGTAACCTATCTTTTTCCTAACGTTAAATTTACGGAAGCAAGTGCGAAGACGATCCCAACCGCCGCCGCGCCTTCCGAAAGCCCATCTGCTCTACCGTTAGCGGCGGCTACTCCCCAAGATTATATTTTTCGCTATCCTACGCGAACGCCTCCGCCTCCCACTCCTACGCCGTTTTTGTATCCCGCGGGGGGGACGCCTTTGCCTTTACAATATCAGACGCCCATTATTCCTTGGACGGCGGAAACTCCCGTCTCCCCTCCTGGCGATTTATGGACGAAAAGAATAATCGTTCTCGATCCCGGCAACGACCGGACCAATCCTGGCGCGGGCGGCGTCGGCGAAGTGCGCGAAGAAGAACTGACGCTGATCCTATGCGAAAAGATAGCCAAAGAACTTCTGAACGAACGCCGCTATGAAGTCGTTTTCACCCGGAAAAGGGGACAGGATTTAGCGATAGGTAACGACGAGCGGATCAAGGCGGCTAATGGAGGGGAGGGCAATGTTTTCGTCAGCGTCCAATGCGGCTCATTGTATTCCGATCGGGTTTCTCGAGGAGCGGTTTTTTATATGAATCGAGTGTTGGATGCGCCCTTGCCGATGGGAAAAGAACCGGGGGAAACGCCGCTCTTGTGCAAATCCTGGCGCGCGGCCTATCAGGATCAGGAAATCGCCAGCAACCTCTTGGGAAAAATCGTCAACCAGGAGATGCAAAAATGCTATCAAAATGAAGGCATCGTCCAACTCGATTCCAATCCTCGGCCCGCCCGCCTGGCAGCGCTGCGCGGTTTGACCATGCCCGGCATCGTCGTCGAATTAGGAAATCTCAATCACCCAATGACGGCCCAATATCTTTCCAGCGGCCGCATCCAAGAGAAAATCGCTTATCACATAGCGAAAGCTATTATCGATTTTCTTTATCAATGGCCCACAGCGGCGAACGGCGCCCAGGTTCCATGA